In one Dreissena polymorpha isolate Duluth1 chromosome 7, UMN_Dpol_1.0, whole genome shotgun sequence genomic region, the following are encoded:
- the LOC127840142 gene encoding myosin-2 heavy chain, non muscle-like, producing MAVEQHFESIAKLLQNIITGRKESTDYYKRLCEIEHMKLIEIKQKFDENEKRIKSLERKTENMSTGEFVAVKTDSTTSTIHKTRDGEHVQENKPVVANIIQLEDGDDSIKSDVLKSSLSQECDELKRKVSDLEQQIQRSTKSASKHEPDLVKEQQLKADKDELEKKLNRLATINMRLEENLQREKEENITRNRRIDELTNRLSALAAHQLTKDNPQIADLSDQCRPTKLAEGFSQIYDNKWTDVFEILAKKKIAERDIVDMLTHTIKLADIFCEKEKTEMTERILVYVTDEIKNSDRSAEKTRQQKSSHASKLTDRTATELVAERYAKDLMKALAMESSQTIAQIFRDGPMKEFESKYKLKVKPAQLDTYAFEAAKLVWMMKVQQPPVEFLWADPGSRFNKETFKFYTKIGEIVDQCIWPAVLLHKGGPVMVRGIAQGK from the exons ATGGCAGTAGAGCAACACTTTGAGTCCATTGCCAAGCTATTACAAAATATCATTACAGGCCGGAAGGAAAGTACGGACTACTACAAACGTCTGTGCGAAATAGAACACATGAAATTAATAGAAATTAAACAG AAATTTGACGAGAATGAAAAGCGTATCAAATCACTCGAGAGAAAGACTGAAAATATGTCAACAGGTGAATTCGTCGCTGTGAAGACGGATTCAACAACTTCAAC CATTCATAAAACACGAGATGGCGAACATGTACAGGAAAACAAGCCAGTTGTTGCAAACATAATACAACTTGAAGATGGAGATGATTCAATAAA ATCGGATGTTTTGAAGTCAAGTCTTAGTCAAGAATGCGATGAATTGAAACGAAAAGTGAGTGACTTGGAACAGCAAATTCAACGGTCTACCAA ATCAGCTTCCAAACATGAACCCGATTTAGTTAAAGAACAACAGTTGAAAGCGGATAAGGATGAACTTGAAAAGAAATTGAACAG ACTTGCTACCATAAACATGCGCTTGGAAGAAAATCTCCAAAGGGAAAAGGAAGAAAATATCACAAGAAATCGGCGGATAGATGAACTGACAAATAG ACTTTCTGCGCTCGCGGCTCATCAGCTAACAAAGGACAACCCACAAATTGCTGACTTGAGTGACCAATGTCGACCAACAAAACTG GCCGAAGGGTTCAGccaaatttatgataataagtggaCGGATGTTTTTGAAATATTAGCCAAGAAAAAGATAGCGGAACGTGACATAGTCGACATGCTTACTCATACTATAAAG CTAGCAGATATATTCTGTGAAAAAGAAAAGACAGAGATGACTGAGCGCATCCTTGTTTACGTAACGGATGAAATCAAAAACTCGGATAGAAGCGCCGAAAAAACCCGTCAA CAGAAATCCAGCCATGCCAGTAAGTTGACAGACAGAACAGCGACAGAACTGGTTGCCGAGAGGTACGCCAAAGACCTGATGAAAGCTCTCGCTATGGAATCAAGTCAGACGATAGCACAG ATTTTCCGTGACGGTCCTATGAAGGAATTCGAAAGTAAGTATAAACTTAAGGTCAAACCTGCTCAGCTTGATACGTATGCTTTCGAGGCAGCCAAACTTGTTTGGATGATGAAAGTCCAGCAGCCTCCCGTGGAATTTCTTTGGGCAGATCCAGGAAGTCGCTTCAACAAAGAGACATTTAAATTCTACACGAAAATTGGGGAAATTGTTGACCAATGCATTTGGCCAGCGGTTCTACTGCACAAAGGCGGACCAGTCATGGTTCGCGGGATCGCACAAGGAAAATAA